One genomic segment of Pseudonocardia sp. T1-2H includes these proteins:
- a CDS encoding anti-sigma factor family protein produces MTGPTRLPTGETCGFDPAELSAHVLGLSTPAEAATVEAHLRQCARCRDEWEDLRAMTRTLDDLPPEALYDGPPDSDLVLHRALRRIRSERGSQRRRTGLRRTAVAAVAALVLLAGGAIGGRITAPDAPPAGTTVATGSRSAAVTQGAVDASVTVVPVANWIRLEATVKGVPQGERCRLIVVAADGRQEIAGGWIVGPVGESRGVTLDGSAAVAANDVKAVLVRNDAGRTFAEVTL; encoded by the coding sequence GTGACCGGCCCCACGAGGCTCCCGACCGGGGAGACCTGCGGGTTCGATCCCGCCGAGCTGAGCGCCCACGTACTGGGCCTGTCGACGCCGGCCGAGGCCGCCACCGTCGAGGCCCACCTGAGGCAGTGCGCGCGCTGCCGCGACGAGTGGGAGGACCTGCGGGCCATGACCCGGACCCTCGACGACCTGCCCCCCGAAGCCCTCTACGACGGGCCGCCGGACTCCGATCTCGTCCTGCACCGGGCGCTGCGGCGGATCCGCAGCGAACGCGGCAGCCAGCGCCGCCGCACGGGGCTGCGCCGCACCGCCGTCGCCGCGGTGGCGGCGCTCGTCCTGCTCGCCGGCGGGGCGATCGGCGGCCGGATCACCGCGCCCGACGCGCCGCCGGCCGGCACCACCGTGGCCACCGGCAGCCGGAGCGCCGCAGTCACCCAGGGCGCGGTCGACGCGTCGGTGACCGTGGTCCCCGTCGCCAACTGGATCCGGCTCGAGGCGACCGTCAAGGGCGTGCCCCAGGGCGAGCGCTGCCGGCTGATCGTGGTCGCGGCCGACGGGCGCCAGGAGATCGCCGGCGGCTGGATCGTCGGCCCGGTGGGCGAGTCGAGGGGCGTCACCCTCGACGGGAGCGCCGCCGTCGCGGCGAACGACGTGAAGGCGGTCCTCGTGCGCAACGACGCCGGGCGCACCTTCGCCGAAGTCACCCTCTGA
- a CDS encoding pentapeptide repeat-containing protein, giving the protein MGHPRGPRARARRPRPAHRRDAPRPRPARRSDRAVPGRPPQPRAVRRPAPRPLRAGRRRPVRRPVPGRRPLRRHALHDRPGRPPLPGRPCLRVPGPRRARLRRARLRRARLRRARLRRARLRRARLRRARPAAAR; this is encoded by the coding sequence CTGGGGCATCCCCGCGGTCCGCGGGCACGAGCACGACGACCTCGACCCGCCCACCGGCGCGATGCGCCCCGTCCCCGGCCCGCACGACGAAGTGACCGGGCCGTTCCCGGCCGTCCACCGCAGCCCCGAGCCGTACGGCGACCCGCCCCGCGACCTCTACGGGCAGGGCGACGACGACCCGTACGCAGGCCCGTACCGGGACGACGACCCCTACGGCGACACGCTCTTCACGACCGACCCGGACGGCCACCCCTACCCGGACGACCGTGCCTACGAGTCCCCGGTCCTCGACGAGCCCGGCTACGACGAGCCCGGCTACGACGAGCCCGGCTACGACGAGCCCGGCTACGACGAGCCCGGCTACGACGAGCCCGGCTACGACGAGCCCGGCCTGCAGCGGCACGATGA
- a CDS encoding DUF4032 domain-containing protein, with amino-acid sequence MHFVFTPPAEAAAGLLTLPWGEPLEEWVDDRIVEIPQRGISRHVVRFVSEGGEVFALKELDERLARKEYSLLRRLVELGVPSVEVLGVVVERPGLDAILVTRFLEHSSSYRALFANPRGGGMADRLLDAQVELIVRLHLAGFMWGDCSLSNTLFRLDAGALAAYVVDTETAEMHPSLSRGQREYDVAMARERVGGELFDLEAGEALPPGIDPIGVADELVRRYDRLWDELTSETVLRADEQRYRIAEKVRRLNDLGFDVDEVELLDAGPEGSRLRVRTRVAESGHHRRQLFTRTGLDVGENQARRLLADIASYRGYLEQTGRRPVPESVAASRWLGEVYEPVLAGVPAELRGRLDDAEVFHEVLEHRWFLSEQAGRDIGTTAAARDYIDRVLPDVPEELVADPPTDPDVF; translated from the coding sequence GTGCACTTCGTCTTCACCCCGCCCGCCGAGGCCGCCGCGGGCCTGCTCACGCTGCCGTGGGGTGAGCCCCTCGAGGAGTGGGTGGACGACCGGATCGTCGAGATCCCGCAGCGGGGCATCTCCCGGCACGTCGTGCGGTTCGTGTCCGAGGGCGGCGAGGTCTTCGCCCTCAAGGAGCTGGACGAGCGCCTGGCGCGCAAGGAGTATTCGCTGCTGCGCCGGCTCGTCGAGCTCGGGGTGCCGTCGGTGGAGGTGCTGGGCGTCGTCGTCGAGCGGCCCGGCCTCGACGCGATCCTGGTGACCCGGTTCCTGGAGCACTCGTCGTCCTACCGGGCCCTGTTCGCGAACCCGCGGGGCGGCGGGATGGCCGACCGGCTGCTCGACGCCCAGGTGGAGCTGATCGTCCGGCTGCACCTGGCCGGGTTCATGTGGGGCGACTGCTCGCTGTCGAACACCTTGTTCCGGCTCGACGCGGGCGCGCTCGCCGCCTATGTGGTGGACACGGAGACGGCCGAGATGCACCCGTCGCTCTCCCGCGGGCAGCGCGAGTACGACGTCGCGATGGCCCGCGAACGCGTCGGCGGAGAGCTGTTCGACCTGGAGGCCGGGGAAGCCCTGCCGCCCGGGATCGACCCGATCGGGGTCGCGGACGAGCTGGTCCGGCGCTACGACCGGCTCTGGGACGAGCTGACCAGCGAGACGGTCCTGCGCGCGGACGAGCAGCGCTACCGGATCGCGGAGAAGGTGCGCCGGCTCAACGACCTGGGCTTCGACGTCGACGAGGTGGAGCTGCTCGACGCCGGCCCGGAGGGCAGCCGGCTGCGCGTGCGGACCCGGGTGGCGGAGTCCGGGCACCACCGCCGTCAGCTGTTCACCCGCACCGGGCTGGACGTGGGGGAGAACCAGGCCCGGCGGCTGCTGGCGGACATCGCGAGCTACCGCGGCTACCTCGAGCAGACCGGCCGCCGCCCGGTCCCGGAGTCCGTGGCGGCGAGCCGCTGGCTGGGCGAGGTCTACGAACCGGTGCTCGCCGGGGTGCCGGCCGAGCTGCGCGGGCGGCTCGACGACGCCGAGGTCTTCCATGAGGTGCTGGAGCACCGGTGGTTCCTGTCCGAGCAGGCCGGACGGGACATCGGGACGACCGCGGCGGCGCGGGACTACATCGACCGGGTGCTGCCGGACGTGCCGGAGGAGCTGGTCGCCGACCCGCCCACGGACCCGGACGTCTTCTGA
- a CDS encoding sigma-70 family RNA polymerase sigma factor, producing the protein MSLRSPGARRGRATRNGPRTGSAAERQDAADEALIRAVYAEHGGALLAFTTRLLGDRAAAEDVVQEVLVRAWQHADVLTNGKGSVRSWLFTVARNLATDRVRAQRARPAEVAEDAAPPPLSGDHADRVVDTLTVLPALERLSADHREVLQQVYFQGRSLPETAAVLGVPPGTVKSRSYYALRALRTALVGRDPVEGAVTP; encoded by the coding sequence ATGTCCCTGAGATCTCCGGGCGCCCGTCGCGGGCGGGCGACCCGGAACGGGCCGAGGACCGGCTCCGCGGCGGAGCGACAGGACGCCGCCGACGAGGCACTGATCCGGGCCGTCTACGCCGAGCACGGCGGTGCCCTGCTCGCGTTCACGACGAGGTTGCTCGGTGACCGGGCGGCGGCGGAGGACGTCGTGCAGGAGGTTCTGGTGCGCGCCTGGCAGCACGCGGACGTGCTGACGAACGGGAAGGGCTCGGTGCGCAGCTGGCTGTTCACGGTGGCCCGGAACCTCGCGACGGACCGGGTGCGCGCCCAGCGGGCCCGCCCGGCCGAGGTGGCCGAGGACGCCGCTCCCCCGCCGCTGTCCGGGGACCACGCGGACCGGGTGGTGGACACGCTCACGGTCCTCCCGGCGCTCGAGCGCCTTTCGGCGGACCATCGAGAGGTGCTGCAGCAGGTGTACTTCCAGGGCCGGAGCCTCCCGGAGACCGCGGCGGTGCTCGGCGTGCCGCCCGGGACCGTCAAGTCCCGCTCCTACTACGCCCTCCGCGCGCTGCGCACGGCCCTCGTCGGGCGCGACCCGGTCGAGGGGGCGGTGACGCCGTGA
- a CDS encoding DUF6529 family protein, with protein sequence MVVPVGVGIGVSVAIGVYARLHEGTGTAINLAGFSSGLAAKSWLTAAAFVFAVIQLYSAMRMYGRLGGAAGPRTASAHRWSGRIAVLLTIPVAVHCLYALGYSDASVRVLAHSLLGCFFYGAFVAKMLLLGRRDAPRWVMPVFGGLVFTALTALFLTSSVWFLSTHGLTF encoded by the coding sequence CTGGTCGTCCCCGTCGGCGTCGGGATCGGAGTGTCGGTCGCCATCGGCGTCTACGCCCGGCTGCACGAGGGCACCGGCACCGCGATCAACCTCGCAGGCTTCTCCAGCGGCCTGGCCGCGAAGAGCTGGCTGACCGCCGCCGCGTTCGTGTTCGCCGTGATCCAGCTCTACTCGGCGATGCGGATGTACGGCCGGCTCGGCGGCGCCGCCGGCCCCCGGACCGCGTCCGCACACCGCTGGTCCGGCCGGATCGCGGTGCTGCTGACCATCCCGGTCGCCGTGCACTGCCTCTACGCGCTCGGCTATTCCGACGCGAGCGTCCGGGTGCTCGCCCACTCGCTGCTGGGCTGCTTCTTCTACGGCGCGTTCGTCGCGAAGATGCTGCTGCTCGGCCGCCGGGACGCCCCGCGCTGGGTGATGCCGGTCTTCGGCGGCCTGGTCTTCACCGCGCTCACCGCCCTGTTCCTGACGTCGTCGGTGTGGTTCCTCAGCACCCACGGCCTCACGTTCTGA
- the cydC gene encoding thiol reductant ABC exporter subunit CydC — protein MSRCWPRLPAAAPDDAPRTPAASFSTALVDALHGAPDLVAHGAMDRAVARVERADAELTRVARRDAGLLGLGAGASALVAGLTLWGTLLLGVAAVSDGRLGPIPLAVLVLTALAAFEIVAPLPGAAARLGAIEAGATRLFDVLDTPPEVRPAPDAPVPADPAPLQVRDLRVRYAETGPWALDGLDLDVPPGAHVAVVGPSGAGKSTLASVLFRFRDAGGGSVTLGGHDLLHRSPDAVRAAVSGVPQDPHVFDSTVRENLRLARPTATDDDLRAVLDRVRLDLELDDAVGSHGRRLSGGMRQRLALARALLTEPALLVLDEPTAHLDPYTRDAVLDDLLAAARGRSTLLITHDLAGTARCDAVHVLVDGRVVEHGTPDELAGRDGWYRRATVVTPVG, from the coding sequence CTGTCCCGCTGCTGGCCGCGGCTGCCGGCCGCGGCCCCGGACGACGCGCCGCGAACGCCCGCAGCGAGCTTCTCGACGGCGCTCGTCGACGCCCTGCACGGCGCCCCGGACCTCGTCGCCCACGGCGCCATGGACCGCGCCGTCGCACGGGTGGAACGGGCGGACGCCGAGCTCACCCGGGTCGCCCGCCGGGACGCCGGCCTGCTCGGCCTCGGCGCCGGGGCCTCCGCGCTCGTCGCGGGCCTGACCCTGTGGGGGACGCTGCTGCTCGGCGTCGCCGCGGTGTCCGACGGCCGCCTCGGCCCGATCCCGCTCGCCGTCCTGGTGCTCACCGCGCTCGCCGCGTTCGAGATCGTCGCGCCGCTCCCGGGCGCGGCGGCCCGGCTGGGTGCGATCGAGGCCGGCGCCACCCGGCTGTTCGACGTCCTGGACACCCCGCCCGAGGTCCGGCCCGCGCCCGACGCGCCCGTCCCGGCGGATCCGGCGCCGCTGCAGGTCCGGGACCTGCGCGTCCGCTACGCCGAGACCGGGCCCTGGGCCCTCGACGGCCTGGACCTCGACGTCCCGCCGGGCGCGCACGTCGCGGTCGTCGGCCCGAGCGGCGCGGGCAAGAGCACCCTGGCGTCGGTCCTGTTCCGGTTCCGCGACGCCGGCGGGGGGAGCGTCACCCTCGGGGGCCACGACCTGCTGCACCGCTCCCCCGACGCCGTCCGCGCGGCCGTCAGCGGCGTGCCGCAGGACCCGCACGTCTTCGACAGCACGGTCCGCGAGAACCTGCGCCTCGCGCGGCCGACGGCCACCGACGACGACCTGCGCGCCGTCCTCGACCGGGTCCGCCTCGACCTCGAGCTCGACGACGCCGTCGGCAGCCACGGCCGCAGGCTCTCCGGGGGCATGCGCCAACGCCTGGCCCTGGCCCGCGCCCTGCTCACCGAGCCCGCCCTGCTGGTCCTCGACGAGCCCACGGCCCACCTCGACCCGTACACCCGCGACGCTGTGCTCGACGACCTGCTGGCCGCCGCCCGCGGCCGCTCCACTCTCCTGATCACCCACGATCTCGCCGGGACCGCGCGCTGCGACGCCGTGCACGTCCTCGTCGACGGGCGGGTAGTGGAGCACGGCACGCCGGACGAGCTGGCCGGGCGGGACGGCTGGTACCGGAGGGCGACCGTCGTCACGCCGGTGGGATGA
- the cydD gene encoding thiol reductant ABC exporter subunit CydD encodes MKPLDPRLLRTASAVRVHLLVATGCAAGLTGLIVAQAWLVSGAVASATDGAGLEELALVIAAVAAVAVARALLAYGAEAAAVRSAARAKSQLRRRLVAHVTGGPPTQRNAGELVTLATRGLDALDDYFARYLPQLVLAVLVPVAVLVVVVRADWVSAVVIAVTLPLIPLFMALVGMHTQARTNRQWRLLNRLGGHFLDVVEGLPTLALFRRAKAEAALVRQVTDQHRESTMGTLRVAFLSAFVLEVLATLAVAIVAVEVGLRLMNGGLDLRTALLVLILAPEAYLPLREVGARFHASMEGIAAAEQVFTVLDGLGGAPGSGGGHAAGTGDLRFEGVGVTYPGRDHPALEGFDLTVPAGSTVLLSGPSGAGKTTLLSLLLRFVEPTRGRVTVGGRDLAALDPDAWRRELAWVPQDPHLFDDTLAGNIRLGAPDASDAQVRRATSLAELDEVVAGLPDGYATRLGERGARLSAGQRQRVALARAFLRDAPIVLLDEPTAHLDPENARAVRRAVTRLVEGRTALVVAHDEGWDLGRPVRVEPRSSEVPPARPPLSSDDAGLSRPAEVVSGNVR; translated from the coding sequence ATGAAACCCCTCGATCCCCGCCTGCTGCGTACGGCGAGCGCCGTCCGCGTCCATCTCCTCGTCGCCACGGGGTGTGCGGCCGGCCTCACCGGGCTGATCGTGGCGCAGGCGTGGCTCGTGTCCGGCGCCGTCGCGAGCGCGACCGACGGCGCCGGGCTCGAGGAGCTCGCCCTGGTGATCGCGGCCGTTGCCGCGGTCGCGGTCGCCAGGGCGCTGCTCGCGTACGGGGCGGAGGCCGCGGCGGTGCGCAGCGCCGCCCGTGCCAAGTCCCAGCTCCGACGGCGGCTCGTCGCCCACGTGACCGGCGGCCCGCCCACCCAGCGCAACGCCGGGGAGCTGGTCACCCTCGCCACCCGCGGCCTCGACGCCCTCGACGACTACTTCGCCCGCTACCTCCCCCAGCTCGTCCTCGCGGTGCTGGTGCCGGTGGCCGTGCTCGTCGTCGTGGTGCGCGCGGACTGGGTCTCCGCCGTCGTCATCGCGGTGACGCTGCCACTGATCCCGCTGTTCATGGCGCTGGTGGGGATGCACACCCAGGCGCGGACGAACCGGCAGTGGCGGCTGCTGAACCGGCTCGGCGGGCACTTCCTCGACGTCGTGGAGGGGCTGCCCACGCTGGCCCTGTTCCGGCGCGCGAAGGCCGAGGCCGCGCTCGTCCGGCAGGTCACCGACCAGCACCGCGAGTCGACGATGGGCACGCTGCGGGTCGCGTTCCTCTCGGCCTTCGTGCTGGAGGTGCTGGCGACGCTGGCCGTCGCGATCGTCGCCGTCGAGGTCGGGCTGCGGCTGATGAACGGCGGGCTGGACCTGCGGACCGCGCTGCTCGTGCTGATCCTGGCGCCGGAGGCGTACCTGCCGCTGCGCGAGGTCGGCGCGCGGTTCCACGCCAGCATGGAGGGGATCGCGGCAGCGGAGCAGGTCTTCACGGTGCTCGACGGCCTGGGCGGGGCCCCCGGGTCCGGCGGCGGGCACGCGGCGGGGACCGGCGACCTGCGGTTCGAGGGCGTCGGGGTCACCTACCCGGGCCGGGACCACCCCGCCCTCGAGGGCTTCGACCTCACGGTCCCCGCGGGTTCGACGGTGCTGCTCAGCGGCCCGAGCGGCGCCGGCAAGACGACCCTGCTGTCCCTGCTCCTGCGTTTCGTCGAGCCCACCCGCGGCCGGGTCACCGTCGGCGGCCGGGACCTGGCGGCGCTCGACCCCGACGCGTGGCGCCGCGAGCTGGCCTGGGTCCCCCAGGACCCGCACCTCTTCGACGACACCCTCGCCGGCAACATCCGTCTCGGCGCGCCGGACGCGTCGGACGCGCAGGTGCGCCGGGCGACGAGCCTGGCCGAGCTCGACGAGGTGGTCGCCGGCCTCCCCGACGGCTACGCGACCCGCCTCGGCGAACGCGGCGCGCGGCTCTCGGCCGGCCAGCGCCAGCGGGTCGCGCTGGCGCGGGCCTTCCTGCGGGACGCCCCGATCGTCCTGCTGGACGAGCCGACCGCCCATCTGGACCCGGAGAACGCCCGGGCGGTCCGCCGCGCCGTCACCCGGCTCGTCGAGGGCCGCACCGCGCTCGTCGTGGCGCACGACGAGGGCTGGGACCTCGGCCGCCCTGTGCGCGTGGAACCTCGTTCTAGCGAGGTTCCACCCGCACGACCCCCGCTGAGCAGCGACGATGCCGGTCTTTCCAGGCCGGCCGAGGTCGTGAGCGGCAATGTTCGTTAG
- the cydB gene encoding cytochrome d ubiquinol oxidase subunit II encodes MDLPVVWFVAIAFLWTGYLVLEGFDFGVGALLPVLGRDDTDRRVMINSIGPVWDGNEVWLITAVGATFAAFPAWYGSMLSGLYLPMLAILLALIARGVAFEYRGKVDDVAWRRRWDVAIVAGSTVPAFLWGVVFANLVRGLPMTAEHVVTATVFELFSPYALLGGALTLALFLLHGAVFLSLKTDGPVRLRARRFAARAALVVVPLLVGFLGWTQALGGSRGSGGADWTLPVAVVAVLALIAGSALVARGREGRAFSATAVAVAALVAVIFGSLFPQVLPSTTDPAFSLDIRNAASAPYTLTVMSWIALIALPVVIGYQTWSYWVFRKRVARADITPSVH; translated from the coding sequence ATGGATCTCCCCGTCGTCTGGTTCGTCGCCATCGCGTTCCTCTGGACCGGCTACCTCGTCCTCGAGGGGTTCGACTTCGGTGTCGGCGCCCTGCTCCCGGTCCTCGGCCGGGACGACACCGACCGCCGCGTGATGATCAACTCGATCGGCCCGGTCTGGGACGGCAACGAGGTCTGGCTGATCACCGCGGTCGGCGCGACCTTCGCCGCGTTCCCGGCCTGGTACGGCTCGATGCTCAGCGGCCTCTACCTGCCGATGCTGGCGATCCTGCTGGCGCTCATCGCCCGCGGCGTCGCGTTCGAGTACCGCGGCAAGGTCGACGACGTCGCGTGGCGGCGCCGCTGGGACGTCGCGATCGTCGCGGGCAGCACCGTCCCGGCGTTCCTCTGGGGCGTCGTGTTCGCGAACCTCGTCCGCGGGCTGCCGATGACGGCGGAGCACGTCGTCACCGCGACCGTGTTCGAGCTGTTCTCGCCGTACGCCCTGCTCGGCGGTGCGCTGACGCTCGCGCTGTTCCTGCTGCACGGCGCGGTGTTCCTGTCGCTGAAGACGGACGGGCCGGTGCGCCTGCGGGCCCGCCGGTTCGCCGCGCGGGCCGCGCTCGTCGTCGTCCCGCTGCTGGTCGGGTTCCTCGGCTGGACGCAGGCGCTGGGCGGTTCGAGAGGTTCGGGAGGCGCGGACTGGACCCTGCCCGTCGCGGTCGTCGCGGTGCTGGCCCTGATCGCGGGCTCGGCGCTGGTGGCCCGCGGACGGGAGGGCCGGGCGTTCTCGGCCACCGCGGTCGCCGTCGCGGCCCTGGTGGCGGTGATCTTCGGTTCACTGTTCCCCCAGGTCCTGCCCTCGACGACGGACCCGGCGTTCTCCCTCGACATCCGCAACGCCGCGTCGGCGCCGTACACGCTGACCGTCATGAGCTGGATCGCGCTGATCGCGCTGCCGGTGGTGATCGGCTACCAGACCTGGAGCTACTGGGTGTTCCGCAAGCGGGTCGCGCGCGCGGACATCACGCCGTCGGTCCACTGA
- a CDS encoding PaaI family thioesterase, giving the protein MRNPGSAPRAPVVVPPPSGPDRLLGVGPITVDDAGVCRASMSCGPWAAGPDGQPSAGVLGVLLDAVLGQATLVGRPPDGWAVTTELAVDLAGPVPLEGSLECAASVVHVDGEGVLARGQVLDDAGRVVAVATEWGKFVDGPPDLAPPAPVPVPRARDLVELLGGVLVPAADGSAPTASVQDGPSLRLPGSPALSNELATVHGGILATASELAAVAALPATAGRPFVTGSLRIAYLRPSPIAGDTLFRTRPVHAGRSFGVVQVEAWSGSGRLATTATVTRRVS; this is encoded by the coding sequence ATGCGGAACCCGGGGTCCGCGCCCCGGGCCCCGGTGGTCGTCCCGCCGCCGAGCGGCCCCGACCGGCTGCTCGGCGTCGGCCCGATCACGGTCGACGACGCCGGTGTCTGCCGGGCGTCGATGAGCTGCGGTCCCTGGGCGGCCGGGCCGGACGGCCAGCCGTCCGCCGGCGTCCTCGGGGTCCTGCTCGACGCCGTCCTGGGCCAGGCGACGCTCGTCGGCCGGCCCCCGGACGGCTGGGCGGTGACGACCGAGCTGGCCGTCGACCTGGCCGGCCCGGTGCCGCTCGAGGGCAGCCTCGAGTGCGCGGCGTCCGTCGTGCACGTCGACGGCGAGGGCGTCCTCGCCCGTGGGCAGGTGCTCGACGACGCGGGGCGCGTGGTCGCGGTCGCGACCGAGTGGGGCAAGTTCGTCGACGGACCTCCGGACCTCGCGCCGCCCGCGCCGGTGCCCGTGCCCCGGGCACGGGACCTGGTGGAGCTCCTCGGCGGTGTGCTCGTCCCGGCCGCGGACGGCTCCGCGCCGACGGCCTCGGTCCAGGACGGCCCCAGCCTGCGCCTCCCCGGTTCGCCGGCGCTGTCCAACGAGCTGGCGACCGTGCACGGCGGGATCCTCGCCACGGCGAGCGAGCTCGCGGCGGTCGCGGCGCTGCCCGCGACCGCCGGCCGCCCGTTCGTCACCGGCTCGCTCCGGATCGCCTACCTGCGGCCGTCGCCGATCGCCGGGGACACCCTGTTCCGGACCCGGCCGGTGCATGCCGGCCGCTCGTTCGGGGTCGTGCAGGTGGAGGCGTGGAGCGGCTCCGGCCGGCTCGCGACGACGGCGACGGTGACCCGCCGGGTGTCCTGA
- the fabG gene encoding 3-oxoacyl-ACP reductase FabG: MTQSQARVAIVTGGARGIGAATAQRLAADGLAVAVVDLEESAAKGTADAIAATGGTALAVGADVSDASQVEEAVARVAEELGAPTILVNNAGITRDNLIFKMTESDWDAVMGVHLKGSFLMTKAVQKHMVDARFGRIVNLSSTSALGNRGQANYSTAKAGLQGFTKTLAIELGKFGVTANCIAPGFIASDMTKNTAERLNIPWDEYLAARAKEIPVQRAGAPEDIANMVSFFVGEAAGFVSGQVIYVAGGPKA; this comes from the coding sequence ATGACGCAGTCCCAGGCGCGGGTCGCCATCGTGACGGGCGGCGCCCGCGGTATCGGCGCAGCCACCGCGCAGCGGCTGGCGGCCGACGGTCTCGCGGTCGCGGTGGTCGATCTCGAGGAGTCCGCGGCGAAGGGCACCGCGGACGCGATCGCGGCGACCGGCGGGACCGCCCTCGCGGTCGGGGCGGACGTCTCCGACGCCTCGCAGGTGGAGGAGGCCGTGGCGCGCGTCGCCGAGGAGCTGGGTGCGCCGACGATCCTCGTCAACAATGCGGGGATCACCCGGGACAACCTGATCTTCAAGATGACCGAGTCGGACTGGGACGCCGTGATGGGCGTGCACCTCAAGGGCTCGTTCCTGATGACGAAGGCCGTGCAGAAGCACATGGTCGACGCCAGGTTCGGCCGGATCGTCAACCTCTCGTCGACCTCGGCGCTCGGCAACCGGGGCCAGGCCAACTACTCCACGGCCAAGGCGGGCCTGCAGGGCTTCACCAAGACCCTCGCGATCGAGCTCGGCAAGTTCGGCGTGACCGCGAACTGCATCGCGCCCGGCTTCATCGCCAGCGACATGACCAAGAACACCGCCGAGCGGCTGAACATCCCGTGGGACGAGTACCTCGCGGCCCGCGCCAAGGAGATCCCGGTGCAGCGCGCGGGCGCGCCCGAGGACATCGCGAACATGGTGTCGTTCTTCGTCGGCGAGGCCGCGGGCTTCGTGTCCGGGCAGGTCATCTACGTCGCCGGCGGCCCGAAGGCCTGA
- a CDS encoding cytochrome ubiquinol oxidase subunit I, which translates to MALDLARWQFGITTIYHFLFVPLTIGLAVIVASLQTAWHRTGRTEYLRATKFFGKLFLINFAMGVVTGIVQEFQFGMNWSAYSTFVGDVFGAPLAMEALLAFFLESTFIGLWIFGWDKLPRRVHLACIWAAAIGTNLSAYFILAANAWMRHPVGYEVDPVTGRARLTDIRAVLTNDQAWSTYLHVVSAAFVIAGLFVAAVSAYKLMKERWGDGAPHPDEHPLFRRTLRAGFVVTMIAGSVVVFSGDHQAKLMAQYEPMKLAGAEALWTQEDGAGFSLFAVGDIENGRNHLNIQVPKVLSFLATGDLEGNVAGINDVQARYEAVFGPGEYMPNVGVLYWAFRLMMGLGGAGIAISVLGLWLTRKGRLPDHRWMYRVVIAALPAALVANIFGWILTEMGRQPWTVMGELLTANSVSPGVSLAEVAVSLGAFTAIYLVLAVVEARLLLRYIEAGPAAVMPYPSPEATPVEAERTEDERVPAFVY; encoded by the coding sequence ATGGCGCTCGACCTGGCTCGGTGGCAGTTCGGGATCACCACGATCTACCACTTCCTGTTCGTCCCGCTGACGATCGGTCTCGCGGTGATCGTCGCGTCCCTGCAGACTGCGTGGCACCGCACCGGGCGCACGGAGTACCTGCGCGCCACCAAGTTCTTCGGGAAGCTCTTCCTGATCAACTTCGCGATGGGCGTCGTCACCGGGATCGTGCAGGAGTTCCAGTTCGGGATGAACTGGAGCGCCTACTCGACGTTCGTCGGGGACGTCTTCGGCGCCCCGCTGGCGATGGAGGCGCTGCTGGCCTTCTTCCTGGAGTCCACGTTCATCGGGCTCTGGATCTTCGGCTGGGACAAGCTGCCCAGGCGCGTCCACCTGGCCTGCATCTGGGCCGCGGCCATCGGCACCAACCTCTCGGCCTACTTCATCCTCGCCGCGAACGCCTGGATGCGGCACCCGGTCGGCTACGAGGTCGACCCCGTGACGGGCCGCGCCCGGCTCACCGACATCCGGGCCGTCCTCACCAACGACCAGGCCTGGTCGACCTACCTGCACGTCGTCTCGGCCGCGTTCGTCATCGCGGGGCTCTTCGTCGCCGCCGTCAGCGCCTACAAGCTGATGAAGGAGCGCTGGGGCGACGGGGCGCCGCACCCGGACGAACACCCGCTGTTCCGCCGGACCCTGCGCGCGGGATTCGTCGTCACGATGATCGCCGGGTCGGTCGTCGTGTTCTCCGGGGACCACCAGGCCAAGCTCATGGCGCAGTACGAGCCGATGAAGCTCGCCGGCGCCGAGGCGCTCTGGACCCAGGAGGACGGCGCGGGCTTCTCGCTCTTCGCGGTGGGGGACATCGAGAACGGGCGCAACCACCTCAACATCCAGGTCCCCAAGGTGCTCAGCTTCCTGGCCACCGGGGACCTCGAGGGCAATGTCGCGGGCATCAACGACGTCCAGGCCCGCTACGAGGCGGTCTTCGGCCCCGGTGAGTACATGCCGAACGTGGGGGTCCTGTACTGGGCGTTCCGGCTGATGATGGGCCTGGGGGGCGCCGGCATCGCGATCTCGGTGCTCGGTCTCTGGCTGACCCGCAAGGGCCGGCTCCCGGACCACCGCTGGATGTACCGGGTGGTGATCGCCGCGTTGCCGGCCGCGCTGGTGGCGAACATCTTCGGCTGGATCCTGACCGAGATGGGCCGCCAGCCCTGGACGGTCATGGGCGAGCTGCTCACTGCAAACAGCGTCTCCCCCGGCGTCAGCCTGGCCGAGGTCGCGGTCTCGCTGGGCGCCTTCACGGCGATCTACCTGGTGCTCGCGGTGGTCGAGGCGAGGCTGCTGTTGCGCTACATCGAGGCCGGGCCGGCCGCCGTCATGCCGTACCCGTCGCCCGAGGCCACGCCCGTCGAGGCCGAGCGGACCGAGGACGAGCGCGTGCCCGCGTTCGTCTACTAG